The DNA region TCCCTATAAGTTTTGTGCAGAAGCAGTCCCACAGAAGATGCCATGGTATTTATAAAAGTGagcatcggggctggggatatggcctagtggcaagagtgcctgcctcatatacatgaggccctaggttcgattccccagcaccacatatacagaaaatggccagaagtggcgctgtggctcaaatggcagagtgctagccttgagcaaaaagaagccagggacagtgctcaggccctgagtccaaggcccaggactggccaaaaaaaaaaaaaaagtgagcatatGGAGAGCTGTTAATTAGCTAGTTCCTGCTGCAAGAAAGTTGTGAATTTAATTTCTGGAAAAATTTCCATTAACctgtattttctatttctagCATATGTTCCTGATATTTTGATGAATAACATCTTCCTTTTCTACAGGTTGTTACCTGCCTGGCCAGAGGACTCTTCTTTGATGGGAAGGATAGCATCGCCTAAGCACTCTTTGTTGGCAGATTGGCACAGGTGGTAAATTAAGGTAGGATCTAGGTGTGAGTGGAAAGGGGGTTTTGTGAAGATTATATTGAAATAATAGTGCCTTTCATCTTGCCTCTGTCCCACTGCTTTGTTAGGGAAAGAGAGATGTAGCTCTTGCTGGGAAGATGATTGACTTAAGAGTTAGGAAGAGGTATGACCAGATGACTTGAGGTCTTGGGAGAAAGGCTAAGGAATCATTTGGAAGTGGCAAAAAGATGGAAAACATTGAACATTGCCTTGAATATACTAGGTGTATGTTATAAACATTGCCATTGGTACTGTGCCAACCCCATCTTTCTTTCCCTTAttgctgaattcagggcctggccactgcccctgggcttttgctcaagactagcattctgtctcttgagcaagagctctacttcagcttttctatagttaactggagataagattctcatggactttcctgcctgtgctggctttgaactatgatagtcagatctgagtctccacagaaactaggattacaagtgtgcacataCAGCAAAGTTGGAAATACTCAAAGGCCATTTGTTTCTTCTACTTCAGGTCTATCTCCAGTGGTGGCCTTGGATTGACAGAAGATCATCACTTTTTACAGGTCTGCTGTCAGACACCATCATCCTTCCTCAACCTGACTATGCCCTCTGTTCTGTCCATAATGTTGGTAGAGACTGTGTGTTTAGAAAAGGGACTGTGACTGCTAAACTGTCAACTGACTCCTAATCCTTGCTAACAAATTCGTCTCTGCTCCAGTAAAATTATAAAGACACTGACCTGGAATACACTGAGAAACTCACACTGAACTATATATAACTGGGATTGGACCATGACTGGGACAAAGAATAAGAGCAGAGCACATGCCAAAATTGTGAAAAGGGCAAGTGTACAAGGTAAAgctggagaagagaaggaagctaCTGGTGTAGTCAAACCAGTAGCCAAGAGTGGCACCAAAGTCAAAGTCAAGGCTAAACCTAAAGCAGATGcagtgagagagataaaaacagTGTCTAAGAATAAGGTTGTTGCTGATATGAAGGAAAGAGCCTGGTCAGAGCCTAAGGTTCCAGTTAAAGCCATAGCAGATTTCGGTTGCAAGAATGAGAATGAGGCTACCAGTTTCAAACGTAAAGATAAGGCTGGTACTGATACGTGGTTCTGGGCTGGGGAAGAGGCTAGTATCAATTCCTGGTtctggaagggagaagaggctgggAGTCGTTCCAGTGTTAAGGATGAAAATAAAGGTAATACTGGTGTCCAGAGTCGTGTTGAGGAATTGGAGCCTGTGGCCAGGCACAGCTGTAAGTCTAGGTCAGGCactgaggatgaagaggaggaagagaatgttATTGGGAACTGGTTTTGGGAAGGAGATGATTCCACTTATGACCCTAATCCTAAACCTGTATTCAGGATAGTAAAGCCTCAGCCAgtggatgaaattaatgaaaaaaatcgGCCCAAGGACTGGTCTGAGGTAACAATCTGGCCCAAAGCCCCTGCTGTAACTCCAGCAGTATTAGGATTTAGATCCCAGGTGCCATCAGAGACCAGACTCTCTTCATATATTGTTCTGTCCTCAGCCGAGGAAAACAATTGCTCTTTGCCTGGTGCAGCAGCCTGCTCTTCTAAGGGCACTCGTTCCAGTTCACAGCCTATCCCTGAGTACCCATTTGGTTCTGACCCTTGTATCCAGACCATAGATGAGATTAGGCACCAAATTAAGATCAGGGAAGTGAATGGAACTAAGCCATTTTCTTGCCCTtgcaaaatggaaccctacttgGGTTCTGGGGAATTTGAAAAACTTGTTTATATACTTAAGACAACTACTGATCCTCTCATTCATAAAATTGCACAGATTGCAATGGGTATCTATAAGGTTCATTCATTTGCCCAAGAATTCATCAATGAAGTGGGTGTAGTGACACTGATTGAAAGCTTACTCAGTTTTCCCTCCCCTGAAGTGAGAAAAAAGGCTGTAATTACTCGAAAGCCTCCTTTTGGAGATGAAAAACAACATAGGATTGAATTACATGTTAAGCATATGTGTCAGGAAACTATATCTTTCCCTTTGAACTCACGTGGACAGCAATCTGGATTAAAGATACTAGGACAACTGACTACTGATTATATCCATCATTACATTGTCGTCAGTTACTATTcagaactttttcattttttgtctcaGGGAAATCATAAAACTAGAAATCTTGTTTTGAAAATACTCTTGAATATGTCTGAAAATCCAGCTGCAGCCAGAGACATGGTCACTATGAAGGCACTGACAgcatttaaacttatttttaaccCAGAAGAGGCAAAAGCCAATCTTGTTAGTGCTGTGGCCATATTTATTAACATAAAAGAGCATATTCGAAAGGGCACAATTGTAGTTGTTGATCACTTGAGTTATAATACACTTACAGCTATTTTCTGTGAAGTTAAAGCAATTATTGAAGCAATGTAAAATGAGCTAGAAATGAAAGAATACTGAAAATACCAAACATTAAATTTTACATCTTTTGATGCAGTGTTATCTGTTACAGGATCTACCTTGGTGtatcaaatgaatattatgtctTGAGATGACAatgtttgtagattttttttaatcttgtctgGAGTGGCAGATTTTTTGATATTGTACTTAAAAAATAGCAAACCAGTTCATCATAAGTAAACTAGTTTGATCATTAGTATCTGCTTGGATCTATTTGTAGCATTAAATGGCAAAGTTACTGATTTGAAATCTAGTTGTAGAAATaaggcatatacatacataaaaataaccaataatacctactgtgtgtgtgtgtatgtgtatgtatacatatacatatgctctTTGCCAATGCGTCCTCACATTGCGCGGAGACAGGGTTTATTATAGGCTGTTTGATATAAGagaaatttctatttttctcctaTTACAGCTGTAGCAAATAGTCATTCTCTAACATAGAATTGGCCCTGAATCTCAAGACAAAATGCACAGTTTACTTTCTCTTCTGCAACTACCTTTATAACTCTTAAATTTTAAGCTTATTTCATTTATGACAACCCTCTTCCAATCTGTCAGACTACTGTCACcatatttataaatttttttcctttaacagtTACCTatgttacattcttttttttcttgttagcgTACATTAGTTATGCAAAGGATGATTTCACTATTAAAATTTTCAATTGTTACATTTCCATGGGTACTTACTTAAGAGGTATCTTATCAAGAATTAGAGGCATTGAATACTTATATATTTCCACAGCTGAGAAGTGGCATacttgttttggtgtgtgtgtgtgtgagagagagagagagagagacagagacagagaattgtacagaggtttgaactcagggcctgggtgcttccaCTAAACTTTTTagcccaagactagtgctctttgagccacagctccacttcttttttttctttctggttttggagaagagtgtctcatggactctcctgtctgggctgtctttgaaccacagtcctcagatttcagccttctgagtagctaggagtacaggtgtgagccactgttgcctggcagGCATAACTGTTTTACCCGACACCAGAACCCCTCTAACATACCACCCTGCTGTTCTTCATATTTTTGGTTGATTGAATTCAAAGCTCAGAGACTGTTTGGTTATAGTGGTTTAATTTTGCAATGGATAATGTCCCTGACAGGTGTTACAGTTCTTACCCTCCTTCCAATCCATTGGTCCATTAGCATTTATGTCTGGAGGTATGAGAAAAGTCTGAGGTGAATGTGTATATTTTACCTGGCATCATATGACAGATGGTAGGTATCCAAAATTTTGAATAAATAAGTTGTAGATGTAGAGGCATCAGAATATAAAACTTGATAtgcacccttccttctttccatataGACTTTACCCCTGAAAAGCTAGAATCATTCTGTACATTTTTTCATGCCCTGCATTGAAAGAATActagttttttgcttttttcctcatAAAATCATATACCgcagttttaaaaatcattgtcCTTGTATGTTATCTGAAAGGCCAGAAAAGCTCAGAAAAACCCAGTTTCTACAATTCTAGTAGCCAAAATTGAGGTTTAACTGGGGAAATTGagaacaaattggagaaatttgAAACAAGGAAAGCCAGGAGAAAGGCTAACTCAAAACCATCTCAGAACCCTTGGGCTAAGTTTGAATTCTCTGAGACTTGTGGTAGAAATTACAACCCTTGAGAGATAGGGAGAaagtatattttgaaatttttcagaTAGTTATGGAACAAAAACGAGATTATACTGTAAATactactcttgatttttttttcctccactgactatattgttatgccaagttgcgaaacgaccaccaagaaagccaccgagactcagtcattccgaaatgcaaaagcaaggcaagactttattcaggcgagttgcaactcgggcctcgtcctacccaccgacactgcagaggttaggaggaagccccgagctgcgattgcacagggcttataaaggcaaaaaacaaagttacagccatcaggtgttcaagtaagacaaaaaacaaagttacagcaatcaggtgttcaagcaagcaagattaggacacgggtacaaatctgattggctcagggctcgaggtattctgggggcggttagagttaagcattcccagcggttagagttcttgaccggctgggccctaataagcttgtcctgggtttgctcaaagggcctgcttatctcaggttcgcatggtaaagtggggccttacttcaaagtctggctcttcattgtGAACATATTTCTATGTCAACAATATGcttctacaaaatatttttaatcacttCATGATTTTACTGTGATAACAGTTGGTGTAAAGTGTTATAGTTTTTTCATTGGATATTCAATGTGATATGTgtgcaaatttatttatttgcagaaTTAAGGAGTGTAGAATTCACCATCTTACCTTTTCCTCTTAAAAGTTATCTTTACAATTAAGTGCTATACAGATCTACTACATGCTTTTTACTTAATAGCGTTATTGAGATTTTACTAACATACATGAAATTGTATATTTAAAGCACACCATTTGGATAAGTTTTGACATAAATATATGAAACAGTAACTACAAGCTAGTAAACAACTATCACCCCCAAAGCTTCTATATGTCCCTGTAATTCCTCCTTCCTATTTTTTCTGTGTCCCTCTAACTCAAGGCAGCTACTGATATGCTTTGTGAACacaatcatttttcattttctgtaatcatatatatatatatatataaatggaatcatacttCATGTGGTCTTGGAAGGGggaatctggcttatttcactaagCCAAATTATTTGAGTTTCATTTATGTCATGTGTCTCAATAGGATGCCATGTAGGAGTAGTCCACAATATGGCTTTAAcaaaatttgtttatttactaaACTGTTAATGAGCATCAAGTTCAGAATTTAGTCATTACAAGTAAAGCTGCTATGAGAATTCATGTAGAAATGTTTCAATTGGTGTACACTTTTATTCCTTCTGGATAAATActaatatatttaacattttccaAAGTAGTGATACTATTTTACATTCTAACAGCAGTTTATAAGAGTAATGATTCCTCTACTTCCTTGCTAGTATTTGCTGTGGCCAGTCTTTTAAGATTTTATCCATATTTCATAGTACTAGCTTGCATTTCTAGTAATGATATTGACTGTCttttcatatgtatatttgtCATCCCTGTATCTTCGGTGAAATATGTCTAAatctttgtccatttaaaaagttTTAGTTTTTGATTTTTGTAGTTGCTTTTAAGAGATTTTGTATGTAATGTGAtgcatataaaatgatacaaGTGTGTTGTCAAATATATTTTGCAGATATTTTCTCACAATCTGTGATATATCTATTCTATTAATGATGTCTTTTGAACAGAGTTTTTGATTAGTAGCAATTATTTTGCTCATTTGACCTTGATGTTACTTATAAGAAATCATTACCCGATCAAGGACACAGAAATATTATCCTTTATTGCCTTCTAGAAGTTTTATAGTTTTAGGATTTGCAGTTAGGACTGTGATCTACTTTGAGTTCATCTTATACATGGTGCAAGTTATATCAAAGTTCATATTTTGTCCTAGCCATATCCAACTGTTTTAGTACCATTTACTAACTGGACTCTCCTTTGAGCTGCCTTTGCCTTTTTGTCAAAAATAAGTTGCTCCCATATATTCAGGTCTATTTCCATGTCTATACTGTTGCATTTATCTTTTTCTGTATCTTGATCCCAATACTACTTTGTCTTGAAATTAGGC from Perognathus longimembris pacificus isolate PPM17 chromosome 28, ASM2315922v1, whole genome shotgun sequence includes:
- the Bhlhb9 gene encoding protein BHLHb9, yielding MTGTKNKSRAHAKIVKRASVQGKAGEEKEATGVVKPVAKSGTKVKVKAKPKADAVREIKTVSKNKVVADMKERAWSEPKVPVKAIADFGCKNENEATSFKRKDKAGTDTWFWAGEEASINSWFWKGEEAGSRSSVKDENKGNTGVQSRVEELEPVARHSCKSRSGTEDEEEEENVIGNWFWEGDDSTYDPNPKPVFRIVKPQPVDEINEKNRPKDWSEVTIWPKAPAVTPAVLGFRSQVPSETRLSSYIVLSSAEENNCSLPGAAACSSKGTRSSSQPIPEYPFGSDPCIQTIDEIRHQIKIREVNGTKPFSCPCKMEPYLGSGEFEKLVYILKTTTDPLIHKIAQIAMGIYKVHSFAQEFINEVGVVTLIESLLSFPSPEVRKKAVITRKPPFGDEKQHRIELHVKHMCQETISFPLNSRGQQSGLKILGQLTTDYIHHYIVVSYYSELFHFLSQGNHKTRNLVLKILLNMSENPAAARDMVTMKALTAFKLIFNPEEAKANLVSAVAIFINIKEHIRKGTIVVVDHLSYNTLTAIFCEVKAIIEAM